In Paenibacillus stellifer, the DNA window CGTAAAGCTCTGTTGCCAGGGAAGAACGTTCTCTAGAGTAACTGCTAGAGAAGTGACGGTACCTGAGAAGAAAGCCCCGGCTAACTACGTGCCAGCAGCCGCGGTAATACGTAGGGGGCAAGCGTTGTCCGGAATTATTGGGCGTAAAGCGCGCGCAGGCGGCGATTTAAGTCTGGTGTTTAAACCATGGGCTCAACCTGTGGTCGCATCGGAAACTGGATGGCTTGAGTGCAGAAGAGGAAAGTGGAATTCCACGTGTAGCGGTGAAATGCGTAGAGATGTGGAGGAACACCAGTGGCGAAGGCGACTTTCTGGGCTGTAACTGACGCTGAGGCGCGAAAGCGTGGGGAGCAAACAGGATTAGATACCCTGGTAGTCCACGCCGTAAACGATGAGTGCTAGGTGTTAGGGGTTTCGATACCCTTGGTGCCGAAGTTAACACAGTAAGCACTCCGCCTGGGGAGTACGGTCGCAAGACTGAAACTCAAAGGAATTGACGGGGACCCGCACAAGCAGTGGAGTATGTGGTTTAATTCGAAGCAACGCGAAGAACCTTACCAGGTCTTGACATCCCCCTGAATACGTTAGAGATAGCGTAGGCCTTCGGGACAGGGGAGACAGGTGGTGCATGGTTGTCGTCAGCTCGTGTCGTGAGATGTTGGGTTAAGTCCCGCAACGAGCGCAACCCTTGACTTTAGTTGCCAGCAGGTCAGGCTGGGCACTCTAGAGTGACTGCCGGTGACAAACCGGAGGAAGGTGGGGATGACGTCAAATCATCATGCCCCTTATGACCTGGGCTACACACGTACTACAATGGCCGGTACAACGGGAAGCGAAACCGCGAGGTGGAGCCAATCTTATAAAGCCGGTCTCAGTTCGGATTGCAGGCTGCAACTCGCCTGCATGAAGTCGGAATTGCTAGTAATCGCGGATCAGCATGCCGCGGTGAATACGTTCCCGGGTCTTGTACACACCGCCCGTCACACCACGAGAGTTTACAACACCCGAAGTCGGTGGGGTAACCCGCAAGGGGGCCAGCCGCCGAAGGTGGGGTAGATGATTGGGGTGAAGTCGTAACAAGGTAGCCGTATCGGAAGGTGCGGCTGGATCACCTCCTTTCTATGGAGTACAAGCTTTCTGCAGGAAAGCGTACATCGAGAGCATATGCTCGTCATCCGCAGAGATGACATTCAAAAAATCAGGTTTCGGCCTGTTACTCACTCGTTGGTCAGTTTTGAGAGTTCAAGCTCTCACGCGTTTGGTGGCGATGGCGGAGGGGTTCCACGCGTACCCATCCCGAACACGACCGTTAAGCCCTCCAGCGCCGATGGTACTTGGACCGAAGGGTCCTGGGAGAGTAGGACGCTGCCAAGCGCACCTTATTTATAAGGTAGTATATGCAACATCAAGGGCCTTTAGCTCAGCTGGTTAGAGCGCACCCCTGATAAGGGTGAGGTCGGTGGTTCGAGTCCACTAAGGCCCACCACTTCAACTTCATAAAGGTAGTCTTCGGGGTCCGAACAGCAAACGGAATAAACCTCGAAGCCATAACTTCACTTTTGAGGTGAATTTATGGGGCCATAGCTCAGCTGGGAGAGCGCCTGCCTTGCAAGCAGGAGGTCAGGAGTTCGATCCTCCTTGGCTCCACCAAATGATTTAATCTTGATCCTTGAAAACTGGATACCGAAACGAAAATTGCGTTTTAGAACATCTTTTAGCTGAAACTTGTGTCAACAAGTTGAAGTAAGTGATGCTTAGAGCAAAGGTTTGATTCGTCAAGCCAGAGCGTTGGTTAAGCTAGTAAGAGCACACGGAGGATGCCTAGGCGCCAGGAGCCGAAGAAGGACGTGGCGAACAACGAAAAGGCCTCGGGGAGCTGTAAGCAAGCGTTGATCCGGGGGTGTCCGAATGGGGAAACCCGGCTGTGGTAATGCACAGTCACTCATTGCTGAATACATAGGCAATGAAGAGGCAGACCAGGGGAACTGAAACATCTAAGTACCCTGAGGAAGAGAAAACAAGAGTGATTCCGTCAGTAGCGGCGAGCGAACGCGGAACAGCCTAAACCAGGGAGCTTGCTCCCTGGGGTTGTGGGACGTCTCACATGGAGTTACAAAGGAACAGGGTAGACGAAGAGGTCTGGAAAGGCCCGCCGGATAAGGTAAAAGCCCTGTAGTTGAAAGTCTGTTCCCTCCGAGACGGATCCCGAGTAGTGCGGGGCACGTGAAACCCCGTATGAATCCGGCAGGACCATCTGCCAAGGCTAAATACTCCCTGGCGACCGATAGTGAAACAGTACCGTGAGGGAAAGGTGAAAAGCACCCCGGAAGGGGAGTGAAACAGTACCTGAAACCGTGTGCTTACAAGAAGTCAGAGCCCATTTTAGGGGTGATGGCGTGCCTTTTGTAGAATGAACCGGCGAGTTACGTTTAACGTGCAAGGTTAAGGCGAGGAGCCGGAGCCGCAGCGAAAGCGAGTCTGAATAGGGCGACTTGAGTACGTGGACGTAGACCCGAAACCGTGTGATCTACCCCTGTCCAGGGTGAAGGTGCGGTAACACGCACTGGAGGCCCGAACCCACGAACGTTGAAAAGTTCGGGGATGAGGTGGGGGTAGCGGAGAAATTCCAATCGAACTCGGAGATAGCTGGTTCTCCCCGAAATAGCTTTAGGGCTAGCCTCGGAAATGACAGTCGTGGAGGTAGAGCACTGATTGGGTGCGGGGCCCGCAAGGGTTACCAAGCTCAGTCAAACTCCGAATGCCATAGACTGATTAACCGGGAGTCAGACAGTGAGTGCTAAGATCCATTGTCAAAAGGGAAACAGCCCAGACCATCAGCTAAGGTCCCCAAGTGTGTGTTAAGTGGGAAAGGATGTGGAGTTGCACAGACAACCAGGATGTTGGCTTAGAAGCAGCCAACATTTAAAGAGTGCGTAATAGCTCACTGGTCGAGTGACTCTGCGCCGAAAATGTAACGGGGCTAAACACACCACCGAAGCTATGGCTTGGATCGACTTCACTGCTTCTTTGAGGCGGTGTTTATCGCGAGAACATATTTGCCGAAGAGCCGGTTATGAAGGCTTGAGGCCAAATGGTTCCCAGGGGATAAACACAAGGCTTCGAGGCAGGAGTGAAGTCGATCCAGGGGTAGGGGAGCGTTGTGTATAGGTTGAAGCTGGACCGAGAGGACTGGTGGACAGTACACAAGTGAGAATGCCGGTATGAGTAACGAAAAGATCAGTGAGAATCTGATCCGCCGAAAGCCCAAGGTTTCCTGAGGAAGGCTCGTCCGCTCAGGGTCAGTCGGGACCTAAGGCGAGGCCGAAAGGCGTAGTCGAAGGACAACAGGTTGATATTCCTGTACCACCATAATCCGTTATGAGCAATGGGGGGACGCAGGAGGGTAGTGACGCGGACTGATGGATGTCCGTCTAAGCAGCGAGGCTGGTGTATAGGCAAATCCGTACACCGTAAGGCTGGGCTGTGATGGGGAGCGAAACTTACAGTAGCGAAGGTCATGATCTCACACTGCCAAGAAAAGCCTCTAGCCAGGAGAAGGTGCCCGTACCGCAAACCGACACAGGTAGGCGAGAAGAGAATTCTAAGGCGCGCGGAAGAACTCTCGTTAAGGAACTCGGCAAAATGACCCCGTAACTTCGGGAGAAGGGGTGCCTCGGTAGGGTGAATAGCCCGAGGGGGCCGCAGTGAAAAGGCCCAAGCGACTGTTTAGCAAAAACACAGGTCTGTGCGAAGCCGCAAGGCGAAGTATACGGGCTGACGCCTGCCCGGTGCTGGAAGGTTAAGGGGAGCGGTTAGGGGTAACCCGAAGCTGTGAACCGAAGCCCCAGTAAACGGCGGCCGTAACTATAACGGTCCTAAGGTAGCGAAATTCCTTGTCAGGTAAATTCTGACCCGCACGAATGGCGTAACGACTTGGGCGCTGTCTCAACGAGAGATCCGGTGAAATTTTAATACCTGTGAAGATGCAGGTTACCCGCGACAAGACGGAAAGACCCCATGGAGCTTTACTGCAGCTTGATATTGAACTTGGGTACGATCTGTACAGGATAGGTGGGAGCCTAGGAAGCCGGAGCGCCAGCTTCGGTGGAGGCGACGTTGGGATACCACCCTGATCGTATCTAGGTTCTAACCTGGTACCGTAATCCGGTACGGGGACCGTGTCAGGCGGGCAGTTTGACTGGGGCGGTCGCCTCCTAAAGCGTAACGGAGGCGTCCCAAGGTTCCCTCAGAATGGTTGGAAATCATTCGAAGAGTGCAAAGGCAGAAGGGAGCTTGACTGCGAGACCCACAAGTCGAGCAGGGACGAAAGTCGGGCTTAGTGATCCGGTGGTACCGCATGGAAGGGCCATCGCTCAACGGATAAAAGCTACCCTGGGGATAACAGGCTTATCTCCCCCAAGAGTCCACATCGACGGGGAGGTTTGGCACCTCGATGTCGGCTCATCGCATCCTGGGGCTGAAGTAGGTCCCAAGGGTTGGGCTGTTCGCCCATTAAAGCGGTACGCGAGCTGGGTTCAGAACGTCGTGAGACAGTTCGGTCCCTATCTGTCGTGGGCGCAGGAAATTTGAGAGGAGCTGTCCTTAGTACGAGAGGACCGGGATGGACGTACCGCTGGTGCACCAGTTGTTCCGCCAGGAGCACGGCTGGGTAGCTATGTACGGACGGGATAAGCGCTGAAAGCATCTAAGCGTGAAGCCCCCCTCAAGATGAGATTTCCCAATACGTAAGACCCCTTGAAGACGACGAGGTTGATAGGCTGGGGGTGGAAGTGCAGCAATGCATGGAGCTGACCAGTACTAATCGGTCGAGGGCTTATCCAAAAGAACGCAAGATTCGTTTCGATCCAGTTTTCAGGTGATCAAGCCTGAATGAGTTTGAATGCCCATCTTTGGCGGTCCATTAAGAACGCGAAGATTGTTTGGAGAGATACCCAAGTGGCTATAAGGGGACCCTCTGCTAAGGGGTTAGACTGCGTAAGCGGTGCGAGGGTTCGAATCCCTCTCTCTCCGCCATTTTAAACTCAATATTTTAGTATGGCGGCGTAGCTCAGCTGGCTAGAGCGTACGGTTCATACCCGTGAGGTCGGGGGTTCGATCCCCTCCGCCGCTACCATACATACGGAGGCTTAGCTCAGCTGGGAGAGCATCTGCCTTACAAGCAGAGGGTCGGGGGTTCGATCCCCTCAGCCTCCACCATGTAACTAATTGAATAATGACATATGACATCTTGCCGGTGTAGCTCAATTGGTAGAGCAACTGACTTGTAATCAGTAGGTTGGGGGTTCAAGTCCTCTCGCCGGCACCATTGTCTTAAAACGCGGAACCGTGGTGTAGAGGCCTAACATGCCTGCCTGTCACGCAGGAGATCGCGGGTTCGAATCCCGTCGGTTCCGCCATTTTTATGTCAACTTATGGCTCGGTAGCTCAGTCGGTAGAGCAGAGGACTGAAAATCCTCGTGTCGGCGGTTCGATTCCGTCCCGAGCCACCATCTTGGAGGCTTAGCGAAGTGGCCAAACGCAGCAGACTGTAAATCTGTTCTCTGACGAGTTCGGTGGTTCGAATCCATCAGCCTCCACCAGTTTTAAGAGCCATTAGCTCAGTTGGTAGAGCACCTGACTTTTAATCAGGGTGTCGAAGGTTCGAGTCCTTCATGGCTCATCCTGTGTAAGAAGTCATCACTTCATAGTGGTGGCTTCTTTTTTATATGTATAAAAAAGAATAATCATCCGATGAGTTTAGCATACTTATCCGGGTACGCTACTCCTTCTGAATTTTCATCGGAACGAAGGAGCGCGCGAAACCGCGACGGAAATATGATAAAATAGTCGAAAAGAGCAAAGTGGTGGAGAAGATTGGCGATGGACACGGAGACGTTACGGCAAAAGATCGAGCAGTTGACGGGCAACAAGGCGGAGATCAAACAATTCGGGAGGCAGAAATCAGCTTCCCTTTTTGGTGCGGGTTCGGATGCGGCTGAACGGTCAATCGGGTATGAGGAAAGCTTCTGGATTCCGCTGTTCGAAAGTGAAGGACGGATTACGGCGCTCGGTATCGAACGGGCCGAACTTTCCGATATGAATCTTCAATTGGCGGAATTCGCCGCTCAGAGCTATAGCGCGGCTATGAAAGCGTCGGGATTCAAAGAAGAAGGAGAGAATGAGGCCCGGCAGCTTAGTGCGTGGCTGAACGCGCAGCTGGAGCAGGATGAGCATGATGGGGAAATCCCGGATGATATCGGTCTGAAGAGTCGGCTGTTCACTGACATGGTCCCGTTCCTCTTGGTTAGCGAGAACATGCATGGCAACGAGCTTGCCTTTCGGTCGCTGCTGAAGCTGGTGCGGAGCTATTTTGACAGTACAGCGCTACTGGTTCCCCTTCAGGAGAAGGAATGGCTGATCCTGGCTCGCAAGGAGCTGCTGACGGGTTCAGAGGAGAAGGATGAGGATGAGGCCACTGATGATGAAGAACTTCTGGCCCAAGCCTGTATGGGGCTGCATGAGCTGATCGCCTCGGAATGGGTCGGTATATTTCATGTAAGCGTATCCTCCTCAATTGCACCAGTTAAGGGGTTGCCGGGGATAATTGCGCTTCTAAGAGAAACAATCAGCCTGGGACGCGTATTCCAGGTGGGAGAGTATATTCATCTGCCCTGGGAGCTTCAGTTAGAACGGCTAGTGAACAGTATTCCCGACGGGCGCAGACGGCAGCTGCTCGCACAATTCGGAGATTATACGCCGATACTGGCGGACAAGGAAATGCTCACTACGCTGGAGACTTTCTTTGAAATGGACTGCAATGTCAGTGAAACGGCCAAGAAGCTGTATATACACCGCAATACGCTTCTGTACCGGCTCGACAAAATCAAGCATGAGACCGGAGCCGATGTGCGCAGCTTTGGAGACGCGGCTATTGTAAAGCTTACTATGTTATTGTATAAAGTAACGAAAAGGAAATAGGTTTTTTGTGAACGTTACAAATAGCCAGTTAGGGTGGACTGGGTTAAGATAAGTACAGGAATTGTTTCCGAACTCCACTACCTATTCGAGGGGGAAATTATAATGGCAGGCGTTCGTTTAGAACATGTATTCAAGAAATATCCGGGTTCTGATAAAGCAACCGTTATTGACGTCAATCTTGACATTAAAGATAAAGAGTTTCTCGTACTGGTCGGACCTTCCGGTTGCGGTAAATCCACGACGCTGCGTATGATCGCAGGTCTTGAAGAAATCTCCGAAGGCAAGCTGTTCATCGGCGACCGCGTGGTTAACGATGTAGCTCCTAAGGACCGCGACATCGCGATGGTATTCCAGTCTTACGCCCTGTATCCTCACATGAGCGTATACCAGAACATGGCATTCGGTTTGAAACTGCGTAAAGTGAAGAAGGACGAAATCGACAGAAAAGTGCGCGAAGCCGCCAAAATCCTCGATATCGAGCATCTGCTGGAACGTAAGCCGAAGGCACTGTCCGGTGGTCAGCGTCAACGTGTGGCCCTGGGCCGCGCAATTGTCCGTGATCCTCAAGTCTTCCTGATGGACGAACCGCTTTCTAACCTGGATGCCAAGCTGCGCGGTCAAATGCGCGCCGAAATCACCAAGCTGGTTAAACGTCTTGAAACGACTTGCATCTACGTAACACATGACCAGACAGAAGCCATGACGATGGGCGACCGCATCGTGGTTATGCAGGACGGCATCATTCAACAGGCCGCTTCCCCGGAAGAACTGTACAACAATCCGGAGAACCTGTTCGTAGCCGGATTCATCGGTTCCCCGACCATGAACTTCATTACCGGTACTCTGAATGAAGTGAACGGAGCTGTTCATTTCCGCGCCGAGAACCTGGACGTTGAAGTTCCTGGCGGCAAAGCCCAACTGCTCCGCGGCAAGGGCTACATCGGCAAGGAAGTTGTAATGGGCGTTCGTCCTGAGGACATTCACGAAGAGCCGGTATTCCTGGAAGCTTCTCCGAACACGATCTTCAGCGCACTGGTAGAAGTAACTGAAAATCTTGGTCACGAAATGCTGCTGTACCTGAACGGTGTAGGCAAGGATTCCGTCATCGCCCGCGTAGACGGACGTTCGACAACCCGCGATGGCAGCAAGCCGAAGCTGGCAATCGATATGAACAAGGTTCACCTGTTCGACAAACAAAGCGAGCAAAATATTCTGCTGGGATAAGCACCAGCTTCCGAGCTTCGAGAAGCCGCCCTTTGGGGCGGCTTTTTTGCTGATGCAGGGCTATGCCAGCATGGTCTTTGGAAGCAGCATATGATTGCATTGTCCACCGTTATCCTTTAAGATAGCAGGAGAATTACCGTGCCGGAGGAAAGAATATACAGCCGCTGCCATCCCAATCAGCGGGATTAGCGGAGATAAGAGCTTCAGCGACGAAAGGAAGAACATACATGGCCAAGAAAGTAAAAGTAGCCGAATTGGTACAGCATTTTCAACTGGAAGTCATCTCGGGCAAGGACGGCCTGAAACGGCATATCACGGTCGACGACCTCAACCGTCCAGGTCTCGAAATGGCCGGATATTTTGAATATTATCCTGAAGACCGGGTTCAATTGCTTGGTAAAACCGAACTGGCCTTCTTCTCCATGCTTCCAGTGGAGGAGCGGACAAGCCGCATTCGCCGAATCTGCAACGATCAGACACCTTGTATTGTAATTACACGCGGGCTGGAAGTGCCTCAGGAACTGATCGACATCAGCAACGAGAAGGGTCTGCCGGTGCTGCGGAGTTCGATGGCTACGACTATTTTTTCCAGCCGGCTGACCGGGTTCCTGGAAGGAAGACTCGCTCCGACGGCGACGATTCACGGTGTACTCTGCGATGTATACGGCGTCGGGATGCTGATTACAGGCAGCAGCGGAATCGGGAAGAGCGAGACGGCGCTGGAGCTGGTCAAACGCGGACACCGTCTGATCGCTGATGACGCGGTGGAAATCCGCCAAACTTCTGATAATCAGCTGCATGGTACAGCCCCTGAGCTGATTCGTCACCTGTTAGAGATCCGGGGCGTCGGCATTATCAATGTCATGACGCTGTTCGGGGCCGGCGCAATCCGCAATCATAAGCGTATTACGCTTGTCGTCCGCCTGGAAGCCTGGCAGCAGGACAAGCAGTATGACCGGCTGGGTCTCGATGAGGAGACTACCCGCATTATCGATACCGATGTGCCGCTGGTGACGATTCCAGTACGTCCTGGACGAAACCTCGCTGTAATTATCGAAGTGGCTGCGATGAACTACCGTCTGAAGCAGATGGGTTTCAACGCGGCGCTGCAGTTCACCAACAAACTTACCGCAACCATATCCGAAGATATGGACGATATGGAATAGGAGGTCGCTTGGGATGTGGTTTCCACTGGCGCTGGATCCGATTGCGTTCTCATTCGGTGCGGTTAAAGTGCATTGGTACGGCCTGATTCTGGGGCTGGGCGCTTTGGCCGGGCTGTACCTTGCAGTGCGGGAGGGCAAGCGGTTCGGTATTCCGCAGGAATTCTTCATGGATATGCTGCTGCTCGGCGTTCCTTCCGCAATTATTGGAGCGCGTATTTATTACGTGGCCTTCACCTGGGATGAGTACAAGAACAACATTATGGATGTCTTTAAAATATGGAACGGTGGCATCGCCATTTACGGGGCGCTCATCGGAGCTATTATATGTGCGATCATTTACTTCCGGTATAAAGGCTATCCATTCTGGCGTGTCGCTGACATTTGCGCTCCAGGTCTCTTGGCGGGCCAGATGATCGGCCGCTGGGGCAACTTCGTTAACCAGGAAGCCTACGGCGGACCTGCGAGCGAGACCTTCTTGCGGAAGACGCTCAATCTGCCGGATTTCATCGTGAATCAAATGTATATAGAGAAGGATTTGGCTTATCACCATCCGACTTTTCTGTATGAATCGCTGTGGAGCCTCGCCGGTATCGTGCTGATCATGATCATTCGCCGTCAGCGTTTTGTCCGCTCGGGCGAGATCTTTTTGTCTTATTTCATCTGGTATTCGATCGGACGTTTCTTCATTGAAGGTCTTCGTACGGACAGCCTTGCGTTTAAGGGAAGCAACGGCTTGGCCTCCTTCCTGAATGCGCTGTGGTCGCCGATGAAGGGCCTGGGCTTCGAGCAGGGATATTTGAACCCGGACTACGGAAATATCCGCACCTCCCAGCTGCTGGCACTGCTGATCATTCTGGCAGCGATCGTGCTGATCGTGATCCGCCGGAACACGGCGGCAGGCAAAGTTCATTACTTGGACCCGATCATTCCGACCAAGCGGCAGACCGAAGGAATTGTCCTGACCGAGACTGCCGATCAGGCCGACTCGTCCACGCCGGGCCCTTCCGCCCAGCCATCCGAACTAACTGATCCGCCTTCGGAGGAGGAGAAAAAGGAGCATTAATCCATGATTGAATGTGTTCTATTTGATTTAGACGGTACGATTGTCAACACCAATGAGCTGATTATCAGCTCTTTCATGTACACGCTGGAGCAGCATGCGCTGCCTGCGCTCACGAGAGAGCAGATGATTCCTTATATGGGCACAAGCCTTCCGGCCCAGCTGCGCGTTTTTACAAATCTGGAGGATGTGTCTCCGCTCGAGGCGTCTTACCGCCACTATCAAACGGAACATCATGACGAGCTGATCAAGGCTTTTCCCAATGTGAATGAAACGCTGGAAGTGCTGCGCAGCCGGGGAATCAAGCTTGGCGTGGTGACGACCAAGATCCGGCCGAATACGATCCGGGCCCTGGAAATGTTCGATCTGCTGAAATATATGGATACGATTGTCACATTGAACGATGTAGAGAAGGTTAAACCGCATGCGGAGCCGGTGCTGACCGCGGTCGGCAATCTGGAAGTCAACCCGGAGAAGACGCTGATGGTCGGCGACAGTCCTGTCGATATCCAGTCGGGAAAGAATGCGGGTGTCCTGACAGCCGCCGTGGTCTGGTCGCTTAAGGGCGAGGAGATGCTGCGCGAGTATGAGCCGGATTTCATCCTGCAGGATATGACCGATCTCTGTGATCTTGTCGCCGGGGGCGGAACAAGCCTGTGAGCAGGAAGGTGACCCGCTATCCCGTGGAAGGGCATAATGCGCTCTGGTATATTTACCGTACGGTAAGCCCCTGGAAGGGCGTTAAGAACTTTATTTTTATTCAGATTGCGCGCTACTGCCCGATCCTTCCGGTCAAGAACTGGATTTACCGCCGTGTGCTGGGGATGAAGGTAGGGAAGCATACGGCTTTTGGACTCATGGCGATGGTAGATGTGTTCTTTCCGGAGCTGATCACGGTCGGGGAGAATTCGGTTATCGGCTATAACGCCACCATTCTGGCTCACGAGTATTTGATCAAGGAGTACCGGCTTGGCGAGGTCGTCATTGGGGAAAATGTCCTGATCGGCGCCAATACAACGATTCTGCCGGGTGTAACGATCGGAGACGGGGCGGTGGTCGCTGCAGGCTCGGTCGTGCACCGGGATGTGCCGCCGGGAGCATTCGTCGGAGGGAATCCGCTGAGGGATCTCGGCAAGAGTGAAGGACGGGAAGCGGGAGAATAATCATGAGCTTCCCCTGTTCGCCGTTACTGTAGGGTACACCGCAGCCGGCCGGAGGGCCGGCCCGGGAACCGCAACGATGCACTGATGATTCATCGAGCGGAAGATTTGCAGGAGGAGAATATGGGACAAAAAGAACGCATTCCGCAGCTGGATATTTTTCGGGCCATCTCGATCTTCGCGGTGCTCGCGATCCACGCAACCTCGCGGACGCTGGCGGAGACGCTGAATACGCCGCTGTTTCATCCGTTTTTATTTATCAATAAATTCAGTCAGTTTGCCGTACCTTCATTTGTATTTTTAAGCGGGTTCGTGCTCTTCTACAATTATATCGACCGGCCGCTCACCGGCAGGATGATGGGTACATTCTACCGCCGAAGACTGACTTATATCATTGTGCCTTATGTGGTGTTCTCGGTGCTGTATTTTGTGATGAAGGTGACGGCCGGCAGCCAGTGGGGACTGCCTCCTGTAGAGCTGGCGTCCAAGTTGGGCAAGTATTTGATCACGGGAACGGCTTATACGCATTTATATTACGTGATTATTATTATCCAGTTCTATATCCTGTTTCCGCTGCTGCTCTGGTGCCTGCAGGCAAGCCGCCGTCTGGCCGCTGTTGCCCCGCTGATCGGGCTTGCGCTGCAGTGGGCGTTCATTGTACTCAACAAGTACATGGTCAACCACGGTTACTGGCATGTGTCGAAGGGAAGTCTGGCGATTACGTATTTCTCGTACTTTCTGCTGGGCGCTTCCATTGGGGTCTTCTATCCGAAGCTTAAGTCATGGCTGAAAATAACGGAATCCAAGCCGACACCAAGCCGACTGGCGGGCTGGATTGGGCTGTGGGTGCTCTGGATCGCCGCCGGTATTGCGCATGTGGAGCTCTGGTACAACAATTACACGCATAAAACAGTCATCAACACCTTCTGGTTCGAAGGAGCGGCCAATGCGCACGCCCTGCTGTCGTGTCTTGTGCTCTTCCAGCTGTCTTTCCTGCTCTACGGGGCGGGGCAGCGGCTCGGAACACGGCTTCTGCTCTCCGCTGGAGCGTGCTCCTTCGGCATTTACCTGATTCACCCGGCTGTGCTGTTCTTCTACCGTAAGATCGGATTCCACGGCGGTTATGCCGCTTATACGCTGGCGATTGCCGGCGGCTGGCTGGCCGCGCTTGCAGTATCCTGGATTATCGTGGGACTGGCTTTCCGCTATTTGGGGCTGTCGTGGGTGCTGTTCGGAACGGCTCCGAAGCGCGAGGTGAAGCAGTCACAGCATGTGCAGGCGATGTAAAGCCGCAGGGTTATATGATAAAAAGAAAAGGTCTGTCTATGGAAGCTCCGCCTTCCAGGGACAGACCTTTTGTCATGCAAGGGGGAGAACGGCGTCACCGGCCTGCTTGTACTGGATACGGCTGGTCGCCTCGTAAGACGCTTCAGACAGCGGAATTAGGCAAATGCTGATGAAGAGCTTCCGAACACTCGGACGTTCACGGGAAAAGAGATATAATGAAAGCATCGCCATGCTGAACTTAATAGTATTTTACAGATGAACTTCAGCACACTTCGCAATTGACTAAAAATAACACGGCATGGTACGATATCTAGGACGCTTTACTTTACTACCACTTTACCATAATGAAGTATTCGGATGTTCACCACACGCCTGTATAGACAGCCGATGCTCATTTTCCAATAACCGACGAGGTGAAATTCGTTATGTCCAAACCGAAGGGCTTTGAGAAGCCGACCGGCTTCCGGGATTATCTTCCGCATGCCGTAAGGAAGCTGCGCAGGATCGAGAATGATGTGCTCGAATGTATGAATCAGTGGGGATATCGGCAGATCATGACCCCTACGCTGGAATATTACGATACGGTCGGAGTCGCCAGCTCGACTTCGGATCAGAAGCTGTTCAAACTGCTCAACAACCGGGGCCAGGCACTTGTGCTGCGTTCCGAGATGACCGCACCCGTGGCCCGCGTCGTCTCCTCGCTGCTGAAGGATGAGCCGCTGCCGCTTCGCCTGTCCTATCACGCGAATGTGTTCCGGGCGATTGAGGAGGAGGCGGGCCGCGAGGCCGAATTCTACCAGACGGGCGTTGAGCTCGTCGGCGACGACTCGCCGGAAGCGGATGCCGAGGTTGTGGCGCTGGCGATCGCCTCGCTGCAGGCTGCGGGCGTTCAGACCTTCAAGATTGCCATAGGGCATGTCGGCTTCCTGAACGGGCTGTTCCAGGAGGTAGCCCCGGACCGGCCGGATGTTCAG includes these proteins:
- a CDS encoding acyltransferase is translated as MIHRAEDLQEENMGQKERIPQLDIFRAISIFAVLAIHATSRTLAETLNTPLFHPFLFINKFSQFAVPSFVFLSGFVLFYNYIDRPLTGRMMGTFYRRRLTYIIVPYVVFSVLYFVMKVTAGSQWGLPPVELASKLGKYLITGTAYTHLYYVIIIIQFYILFPLLLWCLQASRRLAAVAPLIGLALQWAFIVLNKYMVNHGYWHVSKGSLAITYFSYFLLGASIGVFYPKLKSWLKITESKPTPSRLAGWIGLWVLWIAAGIAHVELWYNNYTHKTVINTFWFEGAANAHALLSCLVLFQLSFLLYGAGQRLGTRLLLSAGACSFGIYLIHPAVLFFYRKIGFHGGYAAYTLAIAGGWLAALAVSWIIVGLAFRYLGLSWVLFGTAPKREVKQSQHVQAM